TCGTGCCCCGCGCCCCCAAGTCCTCGGGAACGCGATAGGATGAGGCAGTGCTCACTCAGGAGAGGCCAATGCTGCCCGACGCTGCCCAAGCCTTGTGGAAGGCACTGCGCAAGACCGATCGTCAGGCGGCCAAGGATCGGGTCGCGGCGCTGCGCAAGCGGCTGCCGGATGCGCCGCCCGAGGAGCTGCACCGGCTGCTGGTGCAGAGCAAATGCCTGCAGGCCGGGGCCATCGGCGCGCTCTCGGCGGTGGTGGAACTGGTGCCCGGGGCCGGCAAGCTGGCGGGCGCGGTGTTGGGTCCGGTCATCGACGTCGGCACGGTCACGGCGCTGCAGTCGGAACTGGTGCTGGAGACCTTCGAGGTCTACAACGTCGATCTCGGCGATGCCGGTGAGCGCTTCGCCATTCTGGCCATTGCCGCCACCAATGTCGGCGCCACCCATGCTTCCAGCATCGTCGCCAAGCTGCTGAAGCGCTATGCCGGCGCGCTGATCGGCGGGTTCGTGCTCAAGCGCGCATTGCCGGTGACGCGCATCGCCACCGTCGCCACCAAGAACATTGCCCTGACCTATGCCATCGGCATGCGCGCCCAGGCCGTCGCCCGCTTCCGCGATGCCGATCTTGAAGAGTGGCCGAAGCTGATGCGCCAGGTCACCAATATCGACGAAAGCACCCTGGTCGAATGGGCCACCAGCGCCGCGCGTACCGCCATCGATCAAGTGCAGGAATCCACCCGCGCCTGGGTCGGCCGCGTGACCCATCTGTTGCCAACGCTGCCGACCATGAGCGATCTGCGGCGGATGGTGCCGGGGGCAACGGACGCGCAAGCGGTCGAAGACGTTGCCAAGCCGGCGCCCAAGGCGCGGAAGACTGCGGCGACCAAGGCCAGGCCCACGGCCAAGCCCAGGGCGAAGAAGGCGGTCGCGAAGCCGACGGCGGCAAAGCCGCGGACCCAGGCCGCGCCACCTGCCGCCAAGGCAGCCAAAAAGCCGCCAGCCCCAAGGAAGGCAGCCGCCAAGCCGGCCAGCAAGGGCAAGACCAGCATTAGTCGCCGCCGCAGCAGCTGAGAAGCCAACGCCAGAAGGTGCCCGTCACCCCGTGGGAGCGGACTCTGTCCGCGATCGGGATGCCACCGAGAGCCAATGATGGCCAGCGCGCGGGCTTGACCATGAGAGCGGCCTCGCGCCGCGACCGGCCAGCCACAGGACCCATGCCGTGATTGGGTTGCTACGGCGCTCCGACCAGCATGTCAGCGCTCACGAGGGCGTCACTCCCGGTGGAGGGCGTCACCGGCTTCGTTTCAATCCCGGTCAAGTGAGTGCATCAAGTTCCGGATTCACGCGCCGCACTCGTCGGAAAACGTGATTTTCCATGCGTATTTCCATCGAATCGACACAAACTCGCGCTATCTTCCGCTGTTCGGGCGCGTCAGGCGCGCCGATTTCTGATTTCCGGGGTCAAGCATGTTTCGAATTCTGCTGTGTGGGTTGTTGCTGGCTGGCTTCTCCAATGCCGCATCGGCGCAAGCCACCGATCTGATCATCTCCGAATATGTTGAAGGTTCGTCCAACAACAAGGCGCTGGAGTTCTACAACGGCACCGGCGCCAGCATCGATCTGGCTGCTGGTCAGTATCAGGTGGAGTACTACTTCAACGGTTCGTCGTCGGTCGGCCTGACCATCCCTCTGACCGGGACGGTGGCCTCGGACGATGTCTACGTGCTTGCCAATTCCTCGGCCGTCGCCGCCGTGACCAGTGTTGCCGACCAGACCGCCGGTGGCGGTTGGTACAACGGCGACGACGCCATCGTTCTGCGCAAGGGCGGTGCGGCGGGCCCCATCGTCGATGTGATCGGACAAGTTGGGTTCGATCCGGGTAGCGAGTGGGGCACCGGGCTGGTGTCAACTCAGGACAACACCATCGTGCGCAATGCCAATGTGTGCGCCGGTGACACCAACCCCAGCGATGTCTTCGATCCAGCACCTGAATGGTCAGGTTTCGCCTTGGATACCTTCAGCGGACTGGGTGCGCATACCGCGAATTGCTCGGGAGCCACGGATCTCTTCGTCTCCGAGTACATCGAGGGATCGTCCAACAACAAGGCGCTGGAGTTCTACAACGGCACCGGCGCCAGCATCGATCTGGCTGCCGGTCAGTATCAGGTGGAGTACTACTTCAACGGTTCGTCGTCGGTCGGCCTGACCATCCCTCTGACCGGGACGGTGGCCTCGGACGATGTCTACGTGCTTGCCAATTCCTCGGCCGTCGCCGCGGTGACCAGTGTTGCCGACCAGACCGCCGGTGGCAGCTGGTACAACGGCGACGATGCCATCGTTCTGCGCAAAGGTGGTGCGGCAGGTCCCATCGTCGATGTGATCGGCCAGGTAGGCTTCGATCCGGGTACCGAGTGGGGCACCGGGCTGGTGTCTACTCAGGACAACACCATCGTGCGCCTTCCTGCGGTTTGCGCCGGGGACACGATCGAAACGGATGCGTTTGATCCGGCGGTCGAATGGAACGGGTTCGCGCAGGACACCTTCACCAACCTCGGGTCGCACACGGCGACCTGCCTGGGCGGCGGCGGCATCAGCCTCAACATCGACGACGTCAGCCAGATCGAGACCGACGGCGCAACGACCACCTTCAGCTTCACGGTCAGCCTGAGCGCACCGGCGGGCGCCGGTGGCGTCACTTTCGACATCGCCACGGCCGACGACACCGCGACCATCGCCAACAATGACTACGTGGCGCGTTCGCTCAACGGTCAGACCATCGCTGCCGGCAACTCGACCTACACCTTTGACGTCACGGTCAACGGCGATACCACGGTCGAGGCCGACGAGACCTTCTTCGTCAACGTGAGCAACGTCGTCGGCGCCACCGTCGGCGACGGTCAGGGTCTGGGCACCATTCTCAACGACGACGTTGTCCTGACCCCGATCCACGACATCCAGGGAGCCGGCGCCAGCTCGCCGATCGTCGGCAGCAGTGTGACCACCCGCGGCATCGTCACCGGCCGCAAGAGCAACGGCTTCTTCATGCAGGAGCCCGATGCCACGGTTGACGCCGATCCGCTGACCTCCGAGGGCATTTTCGTCTTCACCAGTTCGGCCCCACCGGCGGCCGCAGCCGTGGGCAATCTGGTCCAGGTTACGGCCACGGTGGTCGAATTTGTCCCGGGTTCCGACCCCTTCCAGCCGCCGCTGACCGAGCTCAGTTCACCGACGGTGGTCCAGATCTCTGCGGGCAACCCCTTGCCGGCGCCGATTGCGCTGACGACCACATTCCCGGATCCGGCCGGCGCTTTCGACCAGTTGGAGGCTGTGGAAGGCATGCGCGTCTCCGTGGCTTCGCTGACGGTCAATGCCGCCACCGCGGGCAACGTCAACGAAACCAATGCCACCGGCAGCAACAATGGCGTGTTCCACGGTGTGGTCACCGGTGTGCCGCGTTCGCTGCGCGAGCCGGGTATCCAGCCGCCGGATCCGACCCCGGCCGGCACCATTCCGCCGATTCCGCGCTGGGATGGCAATCCGGAACTGATCCGCGTCGACAGCGACGGCCTGACGGGCCAGCCACAGCTGACGGTAGCCGTCGGCCAGACCGTGAGCAATCTGGTCGGGCCGCTGGATTATGGTTTCCGCCGCTACACGATCCTGCCTGACAACAGCCCGACGGCATCGGGCCCGAACGGCAGCGTAGCGGTCAGCGCGCCGCTGCCGACCGAAGTCACGGTGGCTTCCTACAACCTGCAGCGCTTCTTCGACGATGTGAACGATCCGGCCATCAGCGAGCCGGTACTCACGGCGACGGCTTATGCCAATCGATTGAACAAGGCCTCGCTCGGCATCCGCAACGAGCTGCAGACCCCGGATATCGTCGGCGTGGTCGAAGTCGAGAATCTGAGCACGCTGCAGGCGCTGGCGGCCAAGATCAACAGCGATGCCGTGGCCTCTGCTCAGCCCGATCCGATGTACGTGGCTTATCTGATCGAGGGCAACGATGTCGGCGGTATCGATGTCGGCTTCCTGGTCAAGACCGCGCCGGTCAATGGCCCGCTGCCGCGGGTGACGGTCAATGCCGTCGTCCAGGAGCTGGCCGGAACGCTCTTCGTCAACCCGGATACGAGCACCACGCTGCTGAATGACCGTCCGCCGCTGCGCCTGGATGCCGTGGTCAACAACGCCACCGGCCAGACCTACCCGCTGACCGTGATCGTCAACCATCTGCGCTCGCTCAGTGGCGCCACCGACACTGCTGTCGGTCCCAATGGTTGGGCCACCGACGGCGAGCGCATCCGCGCCAAGCGTCAGGCCCAGGCCGAGGATCTGGCCGTGCTGGTGCAGAACCGTCAGGCCGCCAATCCGAACGAGCAGATCGTGCTGATCGGCGATTTCAATGCCTTCGAGTTCAACGATGGTCTGGGCGATTCGATGAACGCCATCGCCGGCACGCCGACCCCGGACAACCAGACCGCAGTGGCTGGCGACGGCGCTGATCTGGTCAACCCGGATCTGGACAACCTGTTCGACACGGTCGCCGCCGACGAGCGCTATTCCTTCGTCTTCGACGGCGTCGCCCAGTCGCTGGACCACGCTCTGGTCAACGCTGCCGTGCTGTCGGCCACGACCGCTCCGCGCATCGAGCATGCCCGCATCAACGCCGGTTTCCCGGAAGTGGATCGCAATGACCCGATGACCGCACGACGGCTCTCGGATCATGATCCGCTGGTGGTCTACCTGACGCCCAACGGCTTCGTGCCGATCGACATCGCTATCGACAAGGTGGTCAACGGTGATCCGGTCACCGCCGGCACCCAGATCGACTACACCATCGAAGTCGAGAATTTTGGCCCGCAGGCGGCACTCAACTCGGTCTGGAGCGACACCCTGCCGGCCGGAACGCGTTTCGTCTCGCTGAGCAGCGTCGCTGGCTGGACCTGCACCACCCCGGCCGTCGGTGCTACCGGCACGGTCAGCTGCAGCAACCCGAGCGTGGCCGTGGGCAGCTCGGTCTTCACGCTGGTGATCAGCGTCGATGCCAATGTCGCCGCCGGCAGCGTGATCAGCAACAACGCCAGCGTCAGCACCGGTTCGCCGGACACCAATCCGATGAACAACTCGAGCACGGCGCAGTTCACCGTGGTGGCCGAATCGGATATGTCGATCACGCTGACCGACGCCCCGGATCCAGTGACGGCAGGTACCAATCTGACCTACACGGCCGTCGTCACCAACGGCGGCCCGTCCGATGCCACGGGTGTCACCATCACCCTGCCGGTTCCCGCCAACACCAGCTTCGTCTCCGGCTCCGTGTCGGGTGGCGGCAGTTGCTCGGGTGCGCCGGTGGTGTGCACGGTCAGCGGCAGCATTGCGCCCATGGGTTCGCGTACGGCGACCATCACCCTGCTGGTGTCGGCTTCAGCAGCCAATGGCAGCAGCATCAGCGCCACGGCCAGCGTGGCCACGGCGTCGATCGACAACAACGGGGCCAACGACAGCGCCAGTACCACCACGCTGGTGGCCGCCGATGCCAACCTGGACCTCAGCCTCAGCGCCTCCGCGCTGGAAGTGCTGATCAATGAGCCCGTGACCTTCACCGCGGTCAGTCTGAACCTCGGCCCGTCCGACGCCCAGAATCTGTCGATCACGATGACCCTGACGCCGGACTTCCGCTACAGCGCGCATACGGCAACCGGCGCGACCTGCACCACGCCTCAGGTGGGCACCAGCGGTTCGGTCACCTGTACCTGGGCCGGCGCCACGGCACCGAATGTCTCGCGTACCTTGCAGGTGGTGGCCTACAGCAACAACCAGGGTGCCACGGCGGTGAATGCCAGCACGGTGTCGGATACCTCCGATCCGGTGACCGCCAACAACGTCGGCAATGTCAGCGTCCAGGTGGGCTTCGCGGTCGAGGCCATTCCGACGATGAACGCCTACGGCCTGATCCTGCTGGGTCTGATGCTGGGCCTGATCGGCTTCGTCGCGGTGCGCCGCAACAGCTGAGCCCTGACCTTGCGGTGGAAGCCCTGCGCCAGCCGGGATTCCACCGATCAAGTCTGAGATGAACTGGAAAGGGGTGGCCATGTGCCACCCCTTTTCCGTTGCGCCGATGACAGCGTCACGCTGACATCGAGGCTGGCATGCTCTTCCCATCGCATTGGGACACCACGCCATGTCTGATTCCTCCACATTGCTGCGCAGCGACTTCAGCCTTCGTGAAGTCGTCGATACCCGAGTGTTGCCGGAAGTGGGTTCGCCCAGTCCGGGCGTGACCCGGCGAATGATCGAGCGCATCGGCGACGAGGTGGCCCGCGCCACCTCGATCGTCCGCTACGCTCCCGGTTCGAATTTCGCCGAACACCGCCACGAACTCGGCGAAGAATTCCTGGTGCTTGCCGGCGTGTTCGCCGACGAGTACGGCCGTTACCCGGCCGGCACCTATGTGCGCAATCCACCGGGATCTGCCCACTCGCCACGCACCGACGAGGGCTGCCTGCTGTTCGTGAAGCTCCGGCAGATGGCGCCTGATGACCAGACCCGCGTGGTCGTCGATACCCGCGGCGCCGCCTGGCGCCAGGGTCTGGTGCCAGGATTGCAGGTGCTGCCGCTGGGTGGATACCAGAACGAAAGCACGGCGTTGGTGCGCTGGGCGCCCGGCACCGTATTCCAGCCGCACACACACTTTGGCGGCGAGGAGATCCTGGTGCTGGAAGGCGTGTTCGAGGACGAGTACGGTCGCTATCCCGCCGGCAGCTGGATGCGCAGCCCACACGGCAGCCACCACGCGCCCTTCAGCCGCGAGGGCGCGCTGATCTGGGTCAAGGTTGGTCATCTGCCGATCGCCGCTGAAAGCTGATGGCGGCGGTGCAGGTCTGGTAGGACAGTCGGTGGCCTGACGGTGCGCGTGTGATGCATGGGGCAGGGAGCCCCGAGTTTCCCGTGTAGGCTGCCCTGATCGTGCCCTCGTGCCCTCGTGCCATTGCGAAGTGCTCAGGAGTAGCCCATGACCATCCAGGAAGTCGACGTCGCCATCATCGGCACCGGCTCGGCCGGCATGACCGCCTATCGCAGTGCCCGCGAGCACACCGAGTCGGTGCTGCTGATTGAAGGCGCCGAGTACGGAACCACCTGCGCGCGCGTGGGCTGCATGCCCAGCAAGCTGCTGATCGCTGCCGCAGACGCCGCCCACCACATTGCAGCGGCGCCGGGTTTCGGTGTGCGCGGTGGCGCGCTGCAGGTGGACGGCGCGGCGGTGATGCAGCGCGTCCGATCCGAGCGCAACCGCTTTGTCGGCTTCGTGACCGAAGCCGTCGAAGCCTGGCCGCAGGCGCATCGGCGCATCGGCAGGGTGCGTTTCGCAGACGCTCACACGCTGGAGTTCGACGATGGCGAACGCATTCGGGCGCGGCGCATCGTGATCGCCTGCGGCTCGCAGTTCGATCGTGCCGCAGGATTGGCGGGTCGATCTGGGTGACCGCCTGATCACCAATGACGATGCGTTTGCCTGGCAAACGCTGCCGGACTCGGTGGCGGTCGTGGGTGCTGGCGTGATTGCGCTGGAACTGGGCCAGGCCCTCCATCGCCTGGGCGTGCGCGTGCGCGTATTCGATCGCGGTGGACGATTTGGCGGGTTGAGCGACCCCGAGGTGATAACCGCCGCACGCCGGGTGCTGGCCGAGGATTTTCCGTTGACCACCGGTGCTGTCATCGAACGCGCCACGCGCGCGGGCGATGGTGTCCGCATCGACTATCAGCACCAGGGCACCGCGCACAGCGAGCATTACGACTTTCTGCTGGCGGCCCTGGGCCGTGCCCCGAATGCTGGCGCACTTGAATCTGGGCGTCACCGGCCTGCCGCTGGATCCTCGCGGTGTGCCAATCAGTGACCCCAGCACTGGACAGATCGGCGACAGCCATGTGTTCATTGCCGGTGATGCCTCGGCCCGGCGCATGCTGCTGCATGAAGCAGCCGATGAAGGCCGCATCGCCGGCGACAACGCCGGGCGCTATCCCGACGTGCGCGAACACCCGCGCCGCACCGGTCTGGCCGTGGCCTTCACCGACCCGCAGATCGCGGTCGCTGGTGCCAGTCATGCCGAGTTGCTGGCCTCGGGACGCAGTTTCGAAATCGCCGAGCTGGATTTCTCGGATCAGGGTCGCAGCCGGGTCATGCGCCGCAATCGCGGACTGTTGCGCGTCTACGGCGAGCATCACAGCGATCTCTTCCTGGGCGCCGAGATGATCGCCCCCGACGCCGAACATCTGGCGCATCTGCTGGCATGGGCAGTGCACGCAAGGATGACGGTTCAGCAGATGCTCGATGCACCCTTCTATCACCCGGTGATCGAGGAAGGCGTGCGTACCGCCCTGCGTCACCTGCAGCGCCAGCTGCGCATGGGCCCGCCGCCGGTCCCGCATTGCATGGACTGCGGCCCGGGGGCTTGAGCTCGCCGGCTTCATCCGGTGGGAGCGGGCTTTGCCCGCGAACTCTGATCGGGTAAGCCAGCAGATCGCGGGCAGAGCCCGCTCCCACAGTCAATGGCCCTGACGGCTTTGCGCAACATCCGCCAGCAGCTGCCTGCGCCACGCGCCCGGGGCCACTCCCATGCGCGACTTGAAGGCGCGGTTGAAAGCGATGGCGCTGCCATAGCCCACCTGTTCGGCGATCTGCGCCAGGCTGTGATCGCGCTGCAGCAGGTCCTGAGCCACGGCCATGCGCCATGCGGCCAGATAATCAAGCGGGGTTTGCCCGACCAGTTCCCTGAAGGCCTGGGCAAAGCGCGTGCGCGACATGTGCGCACGCGCCGCGAGTGACTCCAGTCCATGGGCTTCCTGCGGCGCCTCGTGCATGGCGATCAGGGCATGGCGCAGCTGCGGATGCGCCAGACCGGCGAGCATGCCGTCCTGCACCCGACCTTGTTGCATCAGTTCCCGCAGCAGTTGAATCAGCAGCACCTCGAACAGGCGATCGACGGCGATGCGTCCGCCGCAACGGCCGCCGAAGGCTTCGTCCACCAGCAGGTCCAGGGTCGCCGAGATCGCTTCGTGCTCGCGCAGCGGCAGTGCCAGAACCGCCGGCAAGGCGCGCACCAGCGGATTGTCGTCGCCGCCGCCGAAATGGGTGCTGGCGCACACCATGTCGGCGCCTGCTTGGGCATCACTGACGAAGCGATGGGCGACAGCCCGGGGGTAGAACAACAGCGTGGGCTCGGTGATCGTCATCGGTGGCAGATTGCCGTGCAGCACCTCTACCTCGCCAGCGCGGATGACATGCAGATGCCCGACTCCGGCCGTGGCCCCGATATCGTTGATGCCGCACAGCGGGCCGGCGTGAAACAGGCTGGTGCGCAGGCTGAAGCGTCGCAGCAGCGCATCAAGCCGGTCGGGTGGGGTGCTGGGTGTCATGGTGGTCTGGCTCATGAGAATCAGGGCTGGGGGCATGGGCTCGCGCGGCGTCATTGCGAGGAGCGCAGCGACGAAGCAATCCAGGACCTCGCCCAGATCATCCGGATTGCTTCGCTGCGCTTTCCATGAACTGCTGTCGGGTTGAGCCGTATCGCCATTGGGGAGGGCGCCGCGCTGCGGCGCCGCCTTGCCGAAAGATCAACAGCGGCCGCGCAGGCGCGCGTCCCTCCACAAGAGCGCTTCGGCACTCATGATTAATCATGAGGCACTAATGATAACCCCAAGTGCCGTCCAGCTGCCTATCGTTTGCCCTGTGCCGGCACTCGCCGAGCCACTGACCCCAAACAGGAGCAAGACCATGAGCACGATTGCACCGATCAACCCGCAGACCGCGGACGCCAACACCACCAAGACCCTCGAAGCCGTACGGGCCAAGCTGGGCCTGGTGCCCAACATGGTGCTGACGCTGGCGCACTCGCCCACCGCCCTCGGTGGTTATCTGCAATTCTCCGGCGCCCTGGCTGGCGGCAAGCTCTCAGGCAGACGCCGCGAAGCCATCGCCATCGCCGTGGCCCAGTCGAACAGCTGCGGCTACTGCTTGTCGGCCCACACGGCCATCGGTCAGGGCCTGGGCTTGTCGAGCAGCGATATCGCCGATGCCCGTCGTGGTCGGGCGGCAGATCCGGCAGACGCCGCCCTGGTAACGCTGGCCCAGCGCATCGTCGCCACTCAAGGTCATCCCAGCGCCTCCGACATCGCTGCCTTCCGCGCCGCCGGCTTCAGCGATGGCGAATTGCTGGAAGT
The sequence above is drawn from the Rhodanobacteraceae bacterium genome and encodes:
- a CDS encoding cupin domain-containing protein, with product MSDSSTLLRSDFSLREVVDTRVLPEVGSPSPGVTRRMIERIGDEVARATSIVRYAPGSNFAEHRHELGEEFLVLAGVFADEYGRYPAGTYVRNPPGSAHSPRTDEGCLLFVKLRQMAPDDQTRVVVDTRGAAWRQGLVPGLQVLPLGGYQNESTALVRWAPGTVFQPHTHFGGEEILVLEGVFEDEYGRYPAGSWMRSPHGSHHAPFSREGALIWVKVGHLPIAAES
- a CDS encoding IPTL-CTERM sorting domain-containing protein, translating into MQEPDATVDADPLTSEGIFVFTSSAPPAAAAVGNLVQVTATVVEFVPGSDPFQPPLTELSSPTVVQISAGNPLPAPIALTTTFPDPAGAFDQLEAVEGMRVSVASLTVNAATAGNVNETNATGSNNGVFHGVVTGVPRSLREPGIQPPDPTPAGTIPPIPRWDGNPELIRVDSDGLTGQPQLTVAVGQTVSNLVGPLDYGFRRYTILPDNSPTASGPNGSVAVSAPLPTEVTVASYNLQRFFDDVNDPAISEPVLTATAYANRLNKASLGIRNELQTPDIVGVVEVENLSTLQALAAKINSDAVASAQPDPMYVAYLIEGNDVGGIDVGFLVKTAPVNGPLPRVTVNAVVQELAGTLFVNPDTSTTLLNDRPPLRLDAVVNNATGQTYPLTVIVNHLRSLSGATDTAVGPNGWATDGERIRAKRQAQAEDLAVLVQNRQAANPNEQIVLIGDFNAFEFNDGLGDSMNAIAGTPTPDNQTAVAGDGADLVNPDLDNLFDTVAADERYSFVFDGVAQSLDHALVNAAVLSATTAPRIEHARINAGFPEVDRNDPMTARRLSDHDPLVVYLTPNGFVPIDIAIDKVVNGDPVTAGTQIDYTIEVENFGPQAALNSVWSDTLPAGTRFVSLSSVAGWTCTTPAVGATGTVSCSNPSVAVGSSVFTLVISVDANVAAGSVISNNASVSTGSPDTNPMNNSSTAQFTVVAESDMSITLTDAPDPVTAGTNLTYTAVVTNGGPSDATGVTITLPVPANTSFVSGSVSGGGSCSGAPVVCTVSGSIAPMGSRTATITLLVSASAANGSSISATASVATASIDNNGANDSASTTTLVAADANLDLSLSASALEVLINEPVTFTAVSLNLGPSDAQNLSITMTLTPDFRYSAHTATGATCTTPQVGTSGSVTCTWAGATAPNVSRTLQVVAYSNNQGATAVNASTVSDTSDPVTANNVGNVSVQVGFAVEAIPTMNAYGLILLGLMLGLIGFVAVRRNS
- a CDS encoding carboxymuconolactone decarboxylase family protein, with amino-acid sequence MSTIAPINPQTADANTTKTLEAVRAKLGLVPNMVLTLAHSPTALGGYLQFSGALAGGKLSGRRREAIAIAVAQSNSCGYCLSAHTAIGQGLGLSSSDIADARRGRAADPADAALVTLAQRIVATQGHPSASDIAAFRAAGFSDGELLEVIANVALNIYTNYVNHIAGTEIDFPVQSLELAA
- a CDS encoding AraC family transcriptional regulator, whose translation is MTPSTPPDRLDALLRRFSLRTSLFHAGPLCGINDIGATAGVGHLHVIRAGEVEVLHGNLPPMTITEPTLLFYPRAVAHRFVSDAQAGADMVCASTHFGGGDDNPLVRALPAVLALPLREHEAISATLDLLVDEAFGGRCGGRIAVDRLFEVLLIQLLRELMQQGRVQDGMLAGLAHPQLRHALIAMHEAPQEAHGLESLAARAHMSRTRFAQAFRELVGQTPLDYLAAWRMAVAQDLLQRDHSLAQIAEQVGYGSAIAFNRAFKSRMGVAPGAWRRQLLADVAQSRQGH